A window of Candidatus Vicinibacter proximus contains these coding sequences:
- a CDS encoding site-specific DNA-methyltransferase: protein MLLDDKELKAKFFLDIKGVLVFNQSLFVQFLEQKNYLNDSYTSYKNKVGLNIDGKYLKQRNEVALVWPFKDCVLEGGQSREEDKSEEIFFNETLAQDEITQLLEPKVLTNAKRYTTEGEKPLIKFNRNEKGIITDNLIIKGNNLLALHSLKEEFAGQVKLIYIDPPYNTGGDGFNYNDNFNHSSWMTFMKNRLEIAKDLLTDDGVIFVSLDDKEAHYCKVLMDEIFKRENFIADICHKSRGSISNDKIISPNHNHILLFAKNERLVFSKKEKFGVKKSLDGFKLKDDRGDYKLVPVDGPGGASKGNPFYTFEGIEGYWRFSKEKMQKMYEEGLVVKTATGLQQKYYKEKAALSKQTVTTWWDDNFLTSSATSELKKLMGDAVFKNPKNTNLLKRITELWTENDDIILDYHAGSGTTAQAVIDLNKEDGGKRKFILCEQMDYIETVTTERVKKIMKDNDEFVYLELKKSNQKFIEQIETAKDKKQF, encoded by the coding sequence TTGTTGCTTGATGACAAGGAACTAAAAGCAAAGTTCTTTCTTGACATTAAAGGTGTTTTGGTTTTCAACCAATCTTTATTTGTGCAGTTCTTGGAGCAAAAGAATTATTTGAATGATAGCTATACTTCATACAAAAACAAAGTTGGTTTAAACATTGACGGAAAATATTTGAAGCAACGCAACGAGGTTGCTTTAGTTTGGCCTTTTAAAGACTGCGTTTTGGAGGGCGGACAAAGTCGTGAAGAAGATAAAAGTGAAGAAATATTTTTTAATGAAACACTTGCACAAGACGAAATTACCCAACTATTAGAGCCAAAGGTTTTAACCAATGCCAAACGCTACACAACCGAAGGCGAAAAACCACTTATTAAATTTAACCGAAACGAAAAAGGAATAATTACCGACAACCTAATTATTAAAGGAAATAACCTTTTAGCACTTCATTCATTAAAAGAGGAGTTTGCTGGACAAGTAAAACTGATTTACATAGACCCACCATATAATACTGGTGGAGACGGCTTCAATTATAATGATAATTTCAATCATTCTTCTTGGATGACTTTTATGAAGAATAGGCTTGAAATAGCTAAAGACTTACTTACTGATGATGGAGTAATTTTTGTTAGTTTAGATGATAAAGAAGCTCATTATTGCAAAGTGCTTATGGATGAAATTTTCAAAAGAGAAAATTTCATAGCAGATATTTGTCATAAATCAAGAGGTTCAATTTCAAATGATAAAATCATCTCTCCTAACCATAACCATATTTTGCTTTTTGCAAAAAATGAACGATTGGTATTTTCAAAAAAAGAGAAATTTGGGGTAAAAAAATCTCTGGATGGTTTTAAACTAAAAGATGACCGAGGCGATTATAAATTAGTTCCTGTAGATGGACCAGGCGGAGCTTCAAAAGGAAATCCTTTTTACACATTTGAAGGAATTGAAGGATATTGGAGATTTTCAAAAGAAAAAATGCAAAAAATGTATGAGGAAGGCTTGGTTGTTAAAACAGCTACTGGACTTCAACAAAAGTATTACAAGGAAAAAGCTGCACTTTCAAAACAAACTGTAACAACTTGGTGGGATGATAATTTTTTAACTTCTTCAGCTACAAGCGAATTAAAAAAGTTAATGGGTGATGCTGTATTTAAAAATCCAAAAAACACCAATCTATTAAAACGAATAACAGAATTATGGACTGAAAATGATGATATAATTCTGGACTATCACGCAGGTTCAGGAACAACTGCTCAAGCTGTTATAGACTTGAACAAAGAAGATGGTGGAAAAAGAAAATTTATTCTTTGTGAACAGATGGATTATATCGAAACTGTTACAACGGAAAGAGTAAAAAAAATAATGAAGGATAATGATGAATTTGTTTACCTCGAACTAAAAAAATCTAATCAAAAATTTATTGAACAAATTGAAACTGCCAAAGACAAAAAGCAGTTTTGA
- a CDS encoding 5'-nucleotidase — MAVDFSEILVVGVSSRALFNLEKENEIFNTEGISGFRKYQLEHEDEPLELGTAFHLVQSLLHLNENAKKRIVEVVVMSRNSPETGVRIMNSVGKYNLDITRMAFSGGEPLAPYIDAFDIDLFLSKDLKDVQSVIDSKKCAAAYIYEPPTEIKPSDNRVKIAFDADAVLFSDESEHRYKTEGIEAFHKYEQEHQDEPLGEGPFAKLLIKLSKIQEELPTTIELSPLRIAIVTARNAPSHMRVIKTLRKWGVYVDEAYFLGGLSKDNVLKAFGAHIFFDDQEVHLTDSAKVVPSGKVPYASDSPLLKLNGKLSITKAKDEK, encoded by the coding sequence ATGGCTGTAGATTTTTCCGAAATATTAGTTGTTGGAGTTTCCAGCCGAGCACTTTTCAATCTTGAAAAGGAAAATGAAATTTTTAATACCGAAGGTATTTCTGGTTTTAGAAAATATCAACTTGAACACGAGGATGAACCCTTAGAACTTGGGACGGCTTTCCATCTTGTTCAGAGTTTACTTCACTTAAATGAAAATGCTAAGAAAAGAATTGTTGAAGTTGTTGTAATGTCGAGAAACAGCCCCGAAACAGGTGTAAGAATTATGAACTCCGTTGGTAAATACAATTTGGACATTACAAGAATGGCGTTTAGTGGTGGTGAACCTTTAGCACCTTATATTGACGCTTTTGATATTGACTTATTTTTAAGCAAAGACCTTAAAGATGTTCAAAGTGTAATTGATTCTAAAAAATGTGCAGCCGCTTATATTTACGAACCGCCAACAGAAATTAAACCCAGTGACAACAGAGTGAAAATTGCATTTGATGCAGATGCAGTTTTGTTTTCAGATGAATCGGAACACAGATACAAAACAGAAGGAATTGAAGCCTTTCATAAATATGAACAAGAACATCAAGACGAACCATTGGGAGAAGGTCCGTTTGCGAAATTGCTAATTAAACTTTCAAAAATTCAAGAAGAATTACCAACAACAATTGAACTTTCTCCTTTGAGAATAGCAATTGTAACAGCAAGGAATGCCCCATCACATATGAGAGTTATCAAAACGCTTCGCAAATGGGGCGTATATGTTGACGAAGCCTATTTTTTGGGTGGACTTTCAAAAGACAATGTTTTAAAAGCGTTTGGAGCACACATATTTTTTGACGACCAAGAAGTTCACTTAACTGATTCAGCTAAAGTAGTTCCTTCAGGGAAAGTGCCTTACGCATCAGATTCTCCATTACTGAAATTAAATGGAAAATTATCAATCACTAAAGCAAAAGACGAGAAATGA
- a CDS encoding helix-turn-helix transcriptional regulator → MKTIGTTLRELREAKGLLLREVGAKLSLDPTILSKIEQDKRMPTKEQVKSLANFYKDQKNEVIIAWLSDKLYYEVQDEDLALQAMQVAEEKIKYNKKKTK, encoded by the coding sequence TTGAAAACAATTGGGACGACATTACGAGAATTACGAGAAGCAAAAGGACTATTGCTTAGAGAAGTTGGAGCTAAACTTTCGCTTGACCCAACCATCTTGAGCAAAATCGAGCAAGACAAAAGAATGCCGACAAAAGAGCAAGTAAAATCACTTGCCAACTTTTATAAAGACCAAAAGAATGAAGTTATAATTGCTTGGCTTTCAGACAAACTTTATTATGAAGTTCAAGACGAAGACCTTGCATTACAAGCAATGCAAGTAGCAGAAGAGAAAATTAAATACAATAAAAAGAAAACAAAATAA
- a CDS encoding site-specific integrase: METILLDLAEQEGVELLTIRVPYDPILIAAVKKIQGVRWDPDHRVWKVPPRKGLLMELRNSFGENAKLDESELRRKLNQVKEQQRFRHAYDLPLERFSAWLKSKRYSKNTQKTYLDAIGVFLKFMKGKPINEIVLEDIIRFNNDYILYKAYSSSYQNQVVNALKLFFRVEENKLIDLEEIHRPRRSFKLPNVLSKEEVRQILDSLKNLKHRVMLSLIYACGLRRSELLELRLTDIMFERKLLLIRQSKGNKDRVVPLSQKLQGQLEEYIKSYRPQHYLFEGQNGGKYSETSLAKVLKNALMETGNQKAVSLHWLRHSYATHLLESGTDLRYIQELLGHKSSRTTEIYTHVSQKKIQGIRSPFDDL; this comes from the coding sequence ATGGAAACCATTTTATTAGACTTAGCGGAGCAAGAGGGAGTGGAGCTGCTCACCATCCGTGTTCCGTATGATCCAATTTTGATTGCAGCAGTTAAGAAAATCCAAGGTGTACGATGGGATCCTGATCATCGTGTATGGAAAGTTCCTCCCAGAAAAGGCTTGCTCATGGAACTCAGAAATAGTTTTGGAGAAAACGCCAAGCTGGACGAAAGTGAACTTAGAAGAAAATTAAATCAAGTTAAGGAGCAACAGAGGTTTCGACATGCGTATGACCTTCCTTTGGAAAGATTTTCGGCATGGCTTAAGAGCAAAAGGTACAGTAAAAATACTCAGAAGACTTATCTCGACGCAATAGGTGTTTTTCTAAAATTCATGAAAGGAAAACCTATCAATGAGATCGTCCTGGAGGACATCATAAGGTTTAATAACGATTACATTCTTTACAAGGCTTATTCTTCTTCCTATCAGAATCAAGTAGTCAACGCATTAAAATTGTTTTTTCGGGTGGAAGAAAACAAGTTAATAGATCTGGAGGAAATACATCGTCCCAGACGTTCCTTTAAATTACCTAACGTACTCAGCAAAGAAGAAGTCAGGCAGATTCTCGACAGTTTAAAAAACCTTAAACACAGAGTAATGCTGAGTCTCATTTACGCATGTGGATTAAGACGGAGTGAGTTACTGGAACTTAGATTAACGGATATAATGTTCGAACGTAAGTTGTTGCTTATTCGGCAATCCAAAGGAAATAAAGACAGGGTGGTACCATTAAGCCAGAAATTGCAGGGTCAGCTGGAGGAATATATAAAATCCTATAGGCCACAGCATTACCTTTTTGAAGGACAAAATGGAGGAAAATACAGCGAGACCAGTCTTGCCAAGGTACTAAAGAATGCTCTTATGGAAACCGGAAATCAAAAGGCAGTAAGTCTCCACTGGCTTAGGCACAGCTACGCGACACATCTTCTAGAAAGTGGAACAGACCTTCGTTATATACAAGAATTGCTAGGTCATAAAAGTAGCAGAACCACAGAGATCTATACCCATGTCAGCCAGAAAAAAATACAAGGCATTCGAAGTCCATTTGACGATTTGTAA
- a CDS encoding UpxY family transcription antiterminator — translation MPSWKVLYIQGRYEFKVEQQLARLGIEHYLPKVQVMRQWSDRMKKLTVPAFPSYLFVCNEDKDRQAVFQAKGVLHYVRHENQDAIIREEELDMIRKGGSMIIQNSFQAIRGLKGKQVKIKAGLLAGNTGTLVDLIGKKFVQLKLENLSMFFLVEIPTDQLQLN, via the coding sequence ATGCCAAGCTGGAAGGTCCTATATATTCAAGGCAGATATGAATTTAAAGTAGAGCAGCAACTTGCCCGACTGGGGATAGAACACTATTTACCCAAGGTCCAAGTCATGCGCCAATGGTCGGATCGGATGAAGAAATTGACTGTGCCTGCATTTCCTTCTTATTTATTTGTGTGCAATGAAGACAAGGACCGGCAGGCCGTCTTTCAGGCAAAGGGCGTCCTGCATTATGTACGCCATGAAAACCAGGATGCCATTATAAGGGAAGAAGAGCTTGATATGATCCGGAAGGGAGGGTCCATGATTATTCAGAATTCCTTTCAGGCCATCCGAGGGTTAAAAGGAAAGCAGGTCAAAATAAAAGCCGGTTTATTGGCCGGGAATACCGGAACACTGGTGGATCTCATCGGCAAAAAATTCGTTCAGTTAAAACTCGAAAATCTGTCCATGTTTTTTTTGGTAGAAATACCTACTGATCAATTACAGTTGAACTGA